TCGCCCGCTAATCGCCACGGGCAGGCAAGGAGCGCAGTTCCAGCTTTGTCGGGTCCACCACCACGTGCTTAATGCGCTCGCGTTTCCAGGTGTAGGTGATATGGACCAGACCATCGCTGGTCTGGATGACGGCGGGGTAAGAGAACTCCTTCCGGGGCTGGTCCTCGAGCGTCAGCGCCGCCTGCCACTGCTTGCCGTCCCGGGAAATGGCGACGTTGAGGGGGCTGCGGCCTTTCTGGCAGTGGTTATAGACCAGGAGCTGGCGTCCGTCGCGCAGGGTGACGGCATCGGTGCCTGAGTTGGGATTGGGCAGCGCAGTGAGCGTCATCTGAGCCCAGGTCTTCCCGCCGTCGCCAGACCAGACTTGGAAGATCGAGCCCTGTCTGGTCCGCCCGATCGCCTGGAGGCGATCGTCGGGGTAGCAGAGGATGCTGGGCTGGATGGCGTCGATTGCCTTGCCGTCGTTTACCGGAGGGGTTGCCTGCCACGTCTCGCCCAGATCAGCCGTGCGTTCGAAATGGATGCGCCAGCCGCCTTGTTCGGTGCTGCTGGGGCAGAGGAGGTCGCCGTTGGGGAGTGGCACAGGCTTGTTCTTGCTGGGGCCGAGGATGCCATCCGGCAACCGGCGCGGCTTGGACCAGACTTGGCCGCCGTCGGCGGAAGTCATGAGCATGCCCCACCAACGGTTCGGGCTCGGGCCGACCTTGTAGAAGAGCAACAAGGGCCCGGACCGGGGCTGAAACAGCACGGGATTCCAGCAGGGAAAGCGGTTGGTGGCGGATTGCACACCGTTGGCGACCTCCACAGGCGCGGTCCAATGTCCCGAAACCTGGCGCGAGAGCCAGATTCCCACGTCGGGGTGCCGCTCGCGAGTGCCGCCAAACCATGCCGCCACCAGGTGGCCCGATTCAGCCTCGGCGATGGTCGAGGCATGGCAGGAAGGAAAGGGGGCGGTCCGGTAGATGAACTCCGATGTCAGCAAGCCAGGCGGGACGCCAGCCAAAGAGGACATGGTCACGGTCATGCTCGCGCAGCAGGCGAACGTTGATGCGAATGGGCGTTTCATAAAGGGTGCGACAGGCGGTTATAGGAGTCCTAACAGTTGAATAGGTCAAATGTGTTACCTGGGCTAGGCCCAGTGGCGGGCCTGGCGTTTGGGGGCGGCAGGGCGGGCGGGGGCGGGGATCGGTGGCTGGGCGGACGCAGGCAGGAGACTTCTGAGGAAGCGGGGCGTGTCGCGGCGGCCAGGGCGCTGGTAATCGCGGCAGAGGACGGCGGCGGTTTGGGCGGGGTCGAGGCGGCGAACGGCGGTGAGATACTCGAAGAGCAGTTCGGCTAGGCGGAGGAGAGCGATGCCGTCGGTGCGGCGGGTGCGGGCGTAGAGCCATTCGGTGAAGCGCAGGAATGCGGCGAAGGGGGAGTGAACGCCTGCACCGCCAATTGCAGTTTGCACTCCTGAACCCCTCACCCCGGCCCTCTTCCCTTCGGAAGGGGAGAGGGAGAATGGCTGGCCGCTGGTAGACGAGGGGTGATTGTTGGGAGGAGACGGAGCGGCGTAGGCATCGGGCGGGTGGGTCCAGAGCAGTGGCGTGGTCTCGCGAAAATTGCCGCTGTTGGCGACGAGGTCCCAGTAGCGGGCGAAGCGGCGGAGATTCTGCATGGCGGGGAATTCAATGAGGCGGTTTTGCAGGATGTCATATGGCGGATGGGGACTATAGAGCATTTGCCATTCGGTGTCGTGCCGGGCGATGGGCGCGCCGCTAAGGCGCTTGAGGATGCCGACCTGGATTTCGTGCGGGCGCAAGGCAACAAGGCGGTCGAACCCGGCGGCGAAGCTCTCGAGGGATTCTCCCGGCAGACCCGCGATAAGGTCGGCATGGAGGTGGACCCCGGTGTGCTCGCGCAGGAAACGGAAGTTGTCCTCAAGCCGCGCGTAGTCCTGGCGGCGCTGGATGCGGGCGGCGACCTCCTCGTTGAACGTCTGGACGCCGATCTCGAATTGGAGCGCGCCCGGTGGGAAACGGGCGATGATTTCGCGCAGGGCGTCCGGCAGGCGGTCGGGGATGATCTCGAAGTGGAAGAGGTGGCCGGGGCAGTGGTGTTCGAAGAGGAACTGGAGGATGGCGCGGGCAGCATTGAGGTTCAGGTTGAAGGTGCGGTCCACGAACTTGAACTGTCTCACACCGCGGTCCAGCAGGTGTTGCAGGTGGTCGAGCAAGGCGGGCAGCGGGGTCTGGCGCACCGGGATGTCAAGTGAGGAAAGACAGAACTCGCAGGAGAAAGGGCAGCCGCGCGAAGCTTCCACGTAGATGACACGGTGCGCCACATCGTGGTCGTCGTAGAGATCGTAAGGCAGCACCAACTCCGCGAGCTCGGGCGGGCTGGCGGGGATGATCCGGGAGCCGGGGCGCCCGCCGGAGAGCAGTTGGCGGCACAGGTCGGCGAAGGCCAGGTCTCCTTCGCCCGTAATGGTGTAATCGGCCAGCGCCACGATCGGTCGGGACTCGGTTTCGAAGCTGACTTCCGGTCCGCCCAGGACGAGTGTGATGTCTGGCCGCACACGCTTGAGGATGGCGACAACCTCCGTCGCGGGCGCAACGTTCCAGATGTAGATGCCCAACCCGATGATCTTCGGCTGCCGTGCCAGGAGCGCTTCCGCAATCTCAACCGGCCGCTGGCCAAGGTCGAACTCGGCGAGCGCGGCAGCCGACCGCAGCGGGCCGAGGTTGGCCAGCAGGTAGCGCAGCCCAAACGCGGTGTGAATATGCTTCGCGTTGAGGGTCGTCAGGACAATGTCTGGCATCGTTGCGGCCTATTGCTTGCGACCGGCCAATTCCTGCTCCGTTTTCAGGCGCAGTTGCCCGCACGCCGCGTCAATATCGCCCCCCTTCTCCCGCCGCAGCGTCGCGCTGACCTTCTGCTTCTCCAGCGCGCGCAGAAACGACTCCTGCGCCGCTTCGGCCGGCCGCTCCCAGGGCAAGCCCTCGACCCGGTTGTAGGGAATCAGGTTCACCTTCGCCTTGAGCCTCCGCGCCAGCGCCGCCAGCGGCTTGACCTGATCCAAATTGTCGTTCACCCCGGCGATCAGGACGTATTCGAACGTGATCATCCGCCCCTTCTCTTGCTGGTAATGCTCACAAGCGGCGGTTAATTCGCGCAGCGGGTATTTGCGGTTGATGGGCATGATCTTGTTGCGCGTCTCGTCCGTCGCGCCATGCAGGGAGATCGCCAGCCGGAATTGGAGCGGCTCGTCCGCGAGCTTGCGGATTTGCGGAGCCAGGCCGCTGGTCGAGATGGTCATCTTCCGCGCGCCGATTCCGGCGCCCCACGGCGCATTGAGAATCCGCAACGCCTTGAGCAGGTTCTCGTAATTCGCCAGCGGTTCGCCCATGCCCATGATCACCACGTTGCTGACCACGCGGGGTTGAGGGTAAGACGATGCTTGCTGCGTGTTGCGTGTTGCATGTTGCGTGCTTTCAGCTTCCCCTCGCTCTTCGCCTCTCGCCCCTCGCCGCTCGCCTGCATTCCATCGCTCAACCGCCAGCACCTGCTCGACAATCTCCTCCACGCGCAGGTTTCGTTTCCAGCCAGCCAGTCCGCTGGCGCAGAATTTGCAGCCGTAGGCGCAGCCGACCTGGGTCGAGACGCACAGCGTGTGCCGGTCGCTCGGCTCGCCGTAGAGCGCCGGGTTGGCCGGAATCAGCACGCTTTCGATGAGCGCCCCGTCGTCCAGCCGCCACAGGAACTTCTGCGTCGTGTCGCGCGCGCCCTGCTTCCGCACCAACTCCAGCACGGCAAGCGAGAAATGCCGCCGCAACTCCTCCCGCAGCGAACGCGGCAGGTTTGTCATCGCCTCCCAGTCCGTTGCCCGATGCGCGTAAAGCCACTCCAGCACTTGCTTCACCCGGTATGCCGGCTGGCCCCACGCGCGGAACTGCGTCCCCAGTTCCTCGGCCGTCTGCGCTCTAATGTCGTTCGACACCTCGACAGGTTAACCCATCTTCCCCGTTTAACCCATTCAACTTATTGAACTTCTACAAACCCCTTTGCTGAGGCCAACCATTCGACCCGCGCGCCCGCTCACTTGGCCAGGTAATACCTCTCGGCATATTCCCGCACCATGCGCGTGGTGGTAAAATGCGGGACCAATGTCACCATGGCGCGACGGATGCGCTGGATCCATTGCCGGGGGATGCCTTGGGCGTCGCGCTGGTAGAAGAGCGGGATCACTTCCTGCGTCAGCACCGCGTAAAGGTTGTCGCTGTCCACCCGGTCCTGCTGCTCGACTGATTCGTGATGCGAGTCCTGGCCGATGGCGAAGCCGTTTGTGCCGTCGTAACCCTCGCGCCACCAACCGTCCAGGATGCTCAAGTTGAGGCAGCCCTGGCATCCGGCCTTCATCCCGCTGGTACCCGAAGCCTCCAGCGGGCGGCGCGGCGTGTTTAACCACACGTCGCAGCCCGACACCATCTGCCGGGCCACGTGCACGTCGTAATTCTCGATGAATACCAGGTGCCCTTGCAGGTCGCTGTACTTGCTCAGATGAATGACGTACTGGATGTAGCGTTTCCCGTCGTCATCCCGCGGATGCGCCTTGCCCGCAAAAATGAACTGGACCGGGCGCTCCATATCGCGCGTCAGGCGGATGATGTTCTCCAGTTGCTTGAAAATCAGCGGCGCCCGCTTGTAGGTCGCGAAGCGGCGCGCAAAACCGATCGTCAGGGCGTCCGGGTTCAGCAGTTGATCGAATGCGATGAAATCGCCATGCGCCAGGCGCTGGCCCTGGATCAACAGCCGCCGCCGCGCAAACTCGATCAACTCCCGGCGCAGCTTGAAGCGGATGGCCCAGATTTCCTCGTCGGTGATGAAGTCCGGGTCCGCCATCCGCTGCCAGAACTCGGGCGAGTTGACTTGCGCGGCCCAGTCCTGCCCTGTCCCGCGAAAGCCGGGCGGCACCTCGCCTTCGAGGCTGGTCTTGAGCTTGCGCTGCCAGAACCGGCGCACCGTCCCCTTCATCCAGCCCAGCAGGTGCACGCCGTTGGTGATATGCCCGATCGGCACCTGCTCCTCCGCGCAGTCTGGATAGAGGCAATGCCACATGTGCCGGCTCACCCGTCCGTGCAATTCGCTCACCGCGTTGGCCGCCCGCGACAGCTTCAGCGCCAGCACCGTCATGCAGAATGCCTCCTGCGCGTTGTGCGGATTCACCTGGCCCAGCTTCATCACCTCCTGGAACGGCGCCCCGATCTTCGCCCGGTACCGGTGCATCGCGTAGTCCATCAAGCTCGGGCTAAAGCGGTCGTGCCCCGCCTCGACCGGCGTATGCGTGGTGAAGATGCATTCCGCCGTGGTTTGGGTTACTGCGTCCGCAAAGTTCGTCCCCGCCGCCAGCTTCTCCCGGATCAACTCCAGCGTCAGAAACGCCGCGTGCCCCTCGTTCATGTGGTACACCGACGGCTGGATCCCCAACGCCCGCAGCAGCCGCACGCCGCCGATACCCAGGAGCATCTCCTGCATGATCCGCGTCGTGCTGTCGCCGCCGTACACTCGCTGCGTCAAGTCGCGGAAATGTTGCTCGTTTTCGGGCCGGTTGGCATCCAGCAGATAGACCGCCACCCGCCCCACGTTGACCCGCCAGGCGTGGAAGGCCACCTCGTTCATCCCAATGTCCACCCGGCACACCAGCGGTTCGCCCTTCTCGTCCAGCACCGGCTCGACCGGCAGGCTCTTCGGATTCAGTTGCGAATAGTATTCTGTCTGCCAGTTGTTCGCATCAATCGCCTGCTGGAAATAGCCTTCCCGATAGAACAAGCTGACCCCCGCAAAGTTCAGGCCCAGATCGCTCGCCGACTTCGCGTGATCCCCGGCCAGTATCCCCAAGCCGCCCGCCGCGATCGGCAGCGTCTCGTGGAAACCGAACTCCGCCGAGAAATATGCCACCGGGTTGGCCCGCAGCGCCGGCGCGTGTTCGTGCGCCCAGGTGCGCTGGTCGTTCATGTAAAGTTCAAACAACCGCAGCACCTCGCAAACTCTTTCGCAGAAATCCGGATCCTGCAGGCGCGACCGCAGCTCGTAATCCGAAACTTCGTGCAGGACCGCTACCGCGTTGTGATAGAGATTCTGCCAGCCGCGCGGCGACAGCTCCTGGAACACCTCCTGCGCTTCCTGATTCCATGTCCACCACAGATTTCGCGCCACCCGGTTCAGGGATACAGTCATTTCCCGCAGCTCTTCGCTTGTCAGTGGTTTTTTGGTCATAAAGTATTAGGCCTCATCCTCTCACAACTCTGTACTGCAACTGGTTACGCTGTTAATCCTAATGACTGCCCGTGCGGTCCGCAAATAAAATCACGGCCCGCTTGTCATCGCGGTCGCTGCTCGACATGGCCATTACCGACCGACAGCTCAGTCCTTAACGTTTGCCGTCCCGGCGTTGATCTGCGTACGATTGAGGCCGATGCAACCATGTGTTGCCACTATGAAGTGTCAAAACCGCCTGTACCTTTCGGCTATCCTGTTGCTAGTCGCCGCCTTGCCAGTTGCGGCCGCGTCCAGCCATCAGCCGCTACGGGGCACGCTCTCCGTCCCCTCTCTGGACGACGCCATGGCCTCCCGCACCGACCTTTGGGGCGAGTTGGCCATGCGTCAGACCAACGGCCCGAGCTACGAGTTCTTCGCGCCGCTGCTGAGTCCGCTCCGCTATGTCAACGCCGATTTCCGCTACTACCCCATCGTGCTCAGCGCCCCCAACGCACAGGTGAAAGCCCGCCTCATCGCCAACGGCAGCGGCCTCAACCATCGCGGCGGAACCCGGTCCTGGACCGACAACGGCATCCCCGCGCGTTTCCGCGTCGGCCCCGACGAATTCCTCTTCGGCGGTCTCCCTGACCGCGTGCACCAGCCGACGCTCGCCGAAGGCTGGCTGCCCATTGTTGAAATTCGTTATCGGCATCCCTCTCCAATGCAGCCGGGCGGCAATGTCCCCTTGGCCGAGCCCACACCCAAAGTCCCGCCCGAAATCTACCGCCTCGAGGCGTTCGCCGCCACCGCACCCCACCTCGCTGCCAAGGGTCTCGTGTTCGTAAAGTTCGATCTCATCCAAGGCACCAACGGCTACATTGCTGTTGATCTGGATGCCGGGAGCGCCCTCAAGCTGCAGGAGGGCCGCCTGTTCGACAACCAGGATCGCCTGCTGGCGCTCTTCGACGCTGCCTGGAAGTGGGAACGCCAGCGCGCCGTGGCCCGCCTTAGGCCCGGCGCAGCGGTGGTGCTTGCCATCCCCACCCAACCGCTGGACGCCTCCTTGCGGCTGGTGATCAATCCGGCCACCTACGCCGAGCACCGTCAAGCTTGTGCTGAAACCTGGCGCAAACTCCTCGCCCGGGGCATGAATGTCCAGACTCCCGAGCCTTATGTCAACAACGCATGGCGCCATCTCCTCTGCCAGAACTTCGGACTCATCAACGGCAACTCGATTCGCTGCAGCGCCGGCAACCAGTACGACAAACTCTACGTATCCGAAGGCAGCGACGCCGCCCTCGCCTGCCTCGTCTGGGGATACGAGTCCGACATGCGCCGACTGATGGTTCCGCTATTCGACTTCACCCGCAAGGATCTCGAATGCCATCAGGCCGGCTTCAAGCTCAACAATCTATGCCGCTACTACTGGCAAACCCGCGACCACGCCGCCGTGTCCGACCTGCGCCCGCGTTGGGAACCAGAAGCCGCCCGCCTCGCCAACACCCGCACCAACGAATACGGCCTCTGCCCCAAAGGCCAATACTGCGGCGACATCAGCACCCTCGTCCATAGCCTCACCGTTGACGCCAAAGGCTGGAGAGCCTTGCACGATCTTAGCGCCGTCCTCGCCCAAACCGGCGCCGCCGCTGAGGCCGAACGCTATCGCGAGAACGCCGCCCGGTTCAAGCGGGACACTCTCATCGCCATAGACCAGAGCCTCAACCGCCAGACGACGCCCCCCTTTGTCCCTGTCGCACTCTACGCGGATGAGCCCGCCCACGACCCCATCACCGCCAACCGCATCGGCAGCTACTGGAACATCGTTATCGGTTACGTCATCGGCAGCGGCATCTTTCCGCCGGGCAGCGAGGAAGAGACCTGGATTCCCCGTTACCAGGAACAGCATGGCGGCCTCTGCATGGGCATGCTCCGCGCCGGCGGCGGCTATACGTTCTGGACCAGCTCCGCCCGCACCAATCCCCTCTACGGAACCCGTTACGCCCTCGACACCCTCCGCCGCGACGACCCCGATCGCGCGCTGGTCAGTTTCTATGGCATGCTCGCGCAGGGCTTCACCCCGAACACTTTCGTCTCCGGCGAAGGCTGCTCCCTTTCCGCCGCCGACCCAGACGGGCGGTTCTTCTACTGCCCGCCCAACAGCGCCGCCAACGCTCATTTCCTCTCCCTGCTCCGCAACCTCCTGGTCCAGGACTGGGACCTCGATGTTGACGGCGAGCCCGAAACCCTCCGCCTCCTTTTCGCCACCTCCAAACGCTGGCTCGAAGACGGCAAGACCCTCACGGTCGAACGCGCCCCTACTGCCTTCGGCCCCGTCTCCGTGCGCGTCCAATCGCATCTCGCCCGCGGTGAGCTTATCGCCGACCTCGACCTGCCCGCCCGCAACACGCCAAAGCAAACCTTCCTCCGCCTCCGCGTCCCCGATGGCTGGCGCGTGACGTCAGGCAGGGCGCACCTGCCGAGCGCGCCATCCGAGTCTCCGCTCAGGGAGCGGACTCTGCTGCTGGACGAGCGCGGCACCGCAGACATTTCCGCCCTCAGCGGCAAGGTCACTCTCCGCTTCCAGGCCCAGTCCGTTTCCTCCCATTGATGTTCCAGCCAGGGGCGACACTCCCCTTGCGCCGCGAGCACTCGGAGGTGTTCAAAGTACAAGGGTTTTCCCGGATTCTAACTACACGCCCAACCTGCGCTTGAACAGTCCAGTGGCGTTCAAGGTGGAGTTTGAACCAAGCAAGCAGGATTGCGTAGAGCGTGGAAGTTCCGCCATCGCAGGAAACCTCCTTGACTGGAACCGCAGACTTGCCTACAGCCGCCCGAACCTGCCGTCGAGGCCCAGGCGCCACATGAGGGCGTTGGTGCCGCCTGACCAGCAAACGTAGATCAATTGGATATTGGCGGCGTTGAGTTGGTTGATGATAGTGGATGGCACACTGGGGTCCAAACGCGGCTCGAAGATGAACTCTTCCGTGAAGTTGTGGTGACCGGGACAGTAGGTTTGGGAGTAGCAATTGGTCAGCACGATCGGTTCGGAGGTCAGGCCCGTGATCCGCGTCTCAACAAACTGCAGCAAGGGGGCCGTGTAGATCAAGATGCCGTTGGGCCGTTCGGGCCAGCAGAACGAAGTCTGGACGGTGACGGCATTCGTGTGGAGGGTCCTCTGCATGAGGATGGCCCCAGGCGTGAGCACCGGCTGGGTCTCCAGTGAGACCGTCTCGTTGGTGACCTTGCCCGAAACGCCAGAGCGGTCAATGGTGGGCATGGCCGTCGCGTAAGTGACGCCAACCTTCCTGGCAAAATCCGCCTGCGTGAAGACCGGTGGCTGGGCGCCCGTGGCATTGGTCTCTAGCGTGGTCTCCAGCCGCCAGAACCAGCTATTGGCCGCGCCGGCGCCCGTTGTCCAGTAATTCGTGCTGCCCGAAGGTGAGACGGACGCGCCGGGCCACCCGCTGAGCGGACCGCTGAGGGTCTGGATCGTCCCGTTGCTGGGGTACTCATAGCTGCCATAGGTGTAGATCCCGTTGCCGAGGTTGGTCGCCGTCATCCACAGGTTGGTCGTGTGGAGGTTCCAGAGCGACTTGAGCCGGTGATTCGCGAAGACGCTGGTGAACTCGGCCTGCCGCACCGAGCAAGTCGTCGCTTCATCAATTAGAAATGCCGTGACTGAGTTGGTCGTGCTGGCCTTGGGGAGTTCGCGCACCTGCTTCACCACCAGGCCGAGGTTGACGTCCTTCTTGTATTCGAAGTCGAGGCAAAAGTCGTTCTTGGTCGGGTAGAATTGGCGAAAGCCGCATCCAATCGCGGTGAAGAGATCCAGGAAACCGCGATAGTCCGCCTGCCAATCCATCACATAGTCGCCCAGCGGAACGCGCGACGAATACTGTTTCAGGGTCAGCGTGTAGGTTGGCGGGATTGAAATGGAATTGTAGCGCTTGCCGGTGACAACTTCGGGTACTGCGCTGCCGTCGGGATTGGTCACCGACTCCGCGCCAAGCTGAGTCACGATGTCACCGAGCACGTTGGTGCTGCTGGGGGTGAACGTGAAGGTGGGTGTGGCCACGCCGTTGGCTAGCTCCTCCTCGTCCGGGAAGGAGTGGTGCACCAGCACGCCCATGGCGACCTGGGTTTCGTCCACCCGGTGCATCAGGCGTTCGAGAACCGCATCATCGTTGTAAAAGCTGGCGTAGACCTTCTGGATGGCCAGGAAAACGCCCTTCTCCTTGGAATCGGTGGCATCACAATGCGAGGGGCCGGCGGTGTCGCCGTCCATGTCATCCAACAGGCAACCGCTGTAGCTGTCGTAGAGCCCCGCGCCGGTGAATTGCTCGGCGTCCTCCACGTTCGTCGAGCTGCGGAACCGGATCTTTCGCTGCGGATTGAACCAGCCAGCCAGCACGTTGGTGATCGCCTGTTGCTGCGCGCTCGTGAAGCTGGCGGTCTTGGTGAACAAGTCACGAATGGCGGCCAGGTTGGTCTTGAGCGAGACGACATCGGGCGGGTAGTTCGTGAAGGGCGCCAGGCGGGTGGCAATTTCCACCCGCAGTGTCTGCCCGCCGGGCAGGGTTTGGTCCAGGAAGGCGTCCCACAGGTCGAAGGAGAAGGCGATGGCGACCGGGCAGTTGGTTGGAATCCAACGCCGCAGCAGGCCGTAGTTGGCGGCCTTGCCGCCAAAATGCTTAATGTCGGTCGGCACCAGAAAGTCCGTGTTGGTCCAAATTGAGCCGAAGGGCTGCTTGGGCAGGAAGTTAATCGGCGCCGGAACCTTGAGTTCGAGGATCTGCGCCTCTAACTCCGGGTCGAGTTGCCCTTCGACATCGAGCACCTTGATCTCCGCAACGCCCGAGGTGACCGTCGCGCGCAAAATGACCTTGTGGCCGACCAGGCTCTGCACACGGGCCTGCTCCTCGGGGTTGGGCACATACACGAAAGGAATGCCAAAAGACTGCGACAGGATCGCCGTGTGCGAGTTGGGTGTGGACGGGCTCAGAGTAATGATGCCCGCCACAAGCGGCGTGTCCGCCGGCACGCCGTCGGTTAGCAGGATGTCGCCGGGTTGCAGCCGGCCATCGCTGTAGGCGGCTACAACGTCCGCGGCGGTGAAGAACTTCAGCCGGCCCAAGGCCCAGCCGGCCGAATAGCAAGTATTGACCGTTAGCCACCGGTCCACGGAAGCCACCGGAATCCCGAGCGCGGCGAAGCCGCCGGCATTGGTCCGGGCCATTTCGCTCTGTTCATAGGTCGGCATGTAGTATGCCTCGGCACTGTTCGAGAGGTAGGTGGTGGCCTTTACCAACTCGAACCAGTTGCTGATCTCCTCGGGTGTGTAAACGTCCCGGCCGATGAATTGCACGCCATATTCCGCATACGTGACCGCGGGCGGATACAGCACCGCGCCCATCACAACCTGCTGGTTGGTACGATAAAGCGAGACAGCGTCGAACTCCGCGTAGCTCATGCCCCAAAATTGCGGCAGCCGCAGCGTGGCGAAGTCGTAGTGGAACAGGTGTTTCTTGCTGTCCTGGTAATAGACCCGCGTCGGGTCGTCCAGCAGAATGGAGAACTTCACCCAAGTGACGCTCTTGGGGGCATTCGTAGCCTGGAACGGGTCAGAGGGATAGCTGATCTGATTCTTCCAGTCATTGGTCGCATGGCGCTCGGCGGCGGCCACCCGGTAGAACCGCTGGCCCCCGGCAGCGCTGGCCGCATCCGGGTAGGCAAGCAGCGCATTGTGAAGCGTGCCGATGTTCGTCCACGCGGACAGGTTGGCAGACGCGTGAAGAGTCAATACTGAGTTGCTGTGGAACGTGCTATTGAGCCGCAACCAGCCGTTGGCGTTCTCCGGCCACAGAATCTCCAGCCGCGGCGCGGCGACCTGTGCGGACGCCGAGAGGAGCAGCAGTGGAAGGCAACACCATTCCAGCCACCGGAGCGAGATGCGGGAAACCTTTGGCCCGCAGAGGAATCTCCAGGCGCTTTGACGAGGCAGTAAAGACGGCTTCATAAACTATGCTGCTAAAGCAGAAAGCAAGGCCTGGGAGACTCTGCCTTCTGCCGATAAACTCAAATCCAAACCCGGGCGTTTGTCGAGCCAAATCGCCAGGCCCGAGCCAGCCAGCCACGGCGATGACACGGCGGCAATCCGGCGCGACCCCGGTGTGGTTCCCATGGGGGCCGACCCCCATGGGAACCACACCGGGGTATCACGCGTGTCACACCGTTGTCACACCGGTGCTTCCGGCTGTTGGGGCTGGGCTAGAAACCGCCACTGTCCCAAAAATGGACACTGCGCCGGTTCGAGGCCCTCGCGCGCTTCCGCCAGTGGAAAAGTCGCTGGCAACAGGCAGCGCTCAAAGCAGTGGACAGCCTGGGGAAAATCCCAACTTTGATCGTATGACCATCAACTGGTCCCGTCACCCGTTTCCCGCTTCCACGCGGAACCGTTGACGCCGCCTTGGGATTTCACTCCAGCCTGCATCAGCCCCCCAAAGGAAGCACCCTGGATAACAAAGCGGCCTGGCCGGGGCAGGAACCGCTTGCTTCAGGCTTGCTCCATTCGCGTCAAACGCCAAGAATCCTGCGCGCGTACATGCTCACAGACAACATTCTCGATTTGATTGGCCGCACACCGCTGATTCGCCTCAAGAGCGAGTCCATCTTCGCCAAGGCGGAGTTTCTCAACCCCGGCGGCAGCATCAAGGACCGCGTCGCGCTGGCCATGATCGAAGGCGCCGAGCGCGATCGTCGGCTGCGGCCCGATTCGATCATCGTCGAACCCACGTCCGGCAACACGGGCATCGGCATTGCGTTGGTTGGCTGCCTCAAGGGCTACACCGTCCGCATCGTGATGCCTGAGAACATGAGTGAGGAACGGAAGAAGCTCACCCGCAGCCTGGGCGCCGAACTGGTGCTCACCCCCGCCGAAGCCAGCCTTGGCGGCGCGATCGAGCGCGTACGGGAGATGCAGGCCCGGGACCCGCGGGTGTTCGTGCCCCAACAGTTCGAAAACCCGGACAATCCGCGCGTGCATTACGAAGAGACCGCGCACGAGCTGTGGCGGCAGATGAACGGCGACGTGGCGGCGTTCGTGGCTGGCGTAGGCAGCGGCGGCACATTGCAGGGCGTCGGCAAATTCCTGCGCGAGCACAAGCCGGGCATCCGCATCGTGGCGGTGGAACCCCGTAACGTGTCCGCCTTGCTGGGCCACGAACCCGGGCTGCACCAGATCCAGGGCATCGGGGACGGCTTTGTGCCCGCGGTGCTCGATGTGAAGCTGGTGGACGAGGTGATCGAGGTAACCGACGAGGATGCCATCGAAACGACGCGGGCGCTGGGGCGCGATCACGGCCTGCTGGTGGGCATCTCCTCCGGCGCGAACGTGTGGGCGGCGCGGCAGCTGGCCCGGCGCATCACCGGCAACATTGCCACCGTGCTCCCCGATCGCGCGGAACGCTATTTCAGCACCGCGCTGATGTAACCGGCCTTGGATTGCCGGGCCG
The nucleotide sequence above comes from Candidatus Paceibacterota bacterium. Encoded proteins:
- a CDS encoding exo-alpha-sialidase produces the protein MTVTMSSLAGVPPGLLTSEFIYRTAPFPSCHASTIAEAESGHLVAAWFGGTRERHPDVGIWLSRQVSGHWTAPVEVANGVQSATNRFPCWNPVLFQPRSGPLLLFYKVGPSPNRWWGMLMTSADGGQVWSKPRRLPDGILGPSKNKPVPLPNGDLLCPSSTEQGGWRIHFERTADLGETWQATPPVNDGKAIDAIQPSILCYPDDRLQAIGRTRQGSIFQVWSGDGGKTWAQMTLTALPNPNSGTDAVTLRDGRQLLVYNHCQKGRSPLNVAISRDGKQWQAALTLEDQPRKEFSYPAVIQTSDGLVHITYTWKRERIKHVVVDPTKLELRSLPARGD
- a CDS encoding DUF4080 domain-containing protein, which encodes MPDIVLTTLNAKHIHTAFGLRYLLANLGPLRSAAALAEFDLGQRPVEIAEALLARQPKIIGLGIYIWNVAPATEVVAILKRVRPDITLVLGGPEVSFETESRPIVALADYTITGEGDLAFADLCRQLLSGGRPGSRIIPASPPELAELVLPYDLYDDHDVAHRVIYVEASRGCPFSCEFCLSSLDIPVRQTPLPALLDHLQHLLDRGVRQFKFVDRTFNLNLNAARAILQFLFEHHCPGHLFHFEIIPDRLPDALREIIARFPPGALQFEIGVQTFNEEVAARIQRRQDYARLEDNFRFLREHTGVHLHADLIAGLPGESLESFAAGFDRLVALRPHEIQVGILKRLSGAPIARHDTEWQMLYSPHPPYDILQNRLIEFPAMQNLRRFARYWDLVANSGNFRETTPLLWTHPPDAYAAPSPPNNHPSSTSGQPFSLSPSEGKRAGVRGSGVQTAIGGAGVHSPFAAFLRFTEWLYARTRRTDGIALLRLAELLFEYLTAVRRLDPAQTAAVLCRDYQRPGRRDTPRFLRSLLPASAQPPIPAPARPAAPKRQARHWA
- the rlmN gene encoding 23S rRNA (adenine(2503)-C(2))-methyltransferase RlmN, with the protein product MSNDIRAQTAEELGTQFRAWGQPAYRVKQVLEWLYAHRATDWEAMTNLPRSLREELRRHFSLAVLELVRKQGARDTTQKFLWRLDDGALIESVLIPANPALYGEPSDRHTLCVSTQVGCAYGCKFCASGLAGWKRNLRVEEIVEQVLAVERWNAGERRGARGEERGEAESTQHATRNTQQASSYPQPRVVSNVVIMGMGEPLANYENLLKALRILNAPWGAGIGARKMTISTSGLAPQIRKLADEPLQFRLAISLHGATDETRNKIMPINRKYPLRELTAACEHYQQEKGRMITFEYVLIAGVNDNLDQVKPLAALARRLKAKVNLIPYNRVEGLPWERPAEAAQESFLRALEKQKVSATLRREKGGDIDAACGQLRLKTEQELAGRKQ
- the glgP gene encoding alpha-glucan family phosphorylase, with the translated sequence MTKKPLTSEELREMTVSLNRVARNLWWTWNQEAQEVFQELSPRGWQNLYHNAVAVLHEVSDYELRSRLQDPDFCERVCEVLRLFELYMNDQRTWAHEHAPALRANPVAYFSAEFGFHETLPIAAGGLGILAGDHAKSASDLGLNFAGVSLFYREGYFQQAIDANNWQTEYYSQLNPKSLPVEPVLDEKGEPLVCRVDIGMNEVAFHAWRVNVGRVAVYLLDANRPENEQHFRDLTQRVYGGDSTTRIMQEMLLGIGGVRLLRALGIQPSVYHMNEGHAAFLTLELIREKLAAGTNFADAVTQTTAECIFTTHTPVEAGHDRFSPSLMDYAMHRYRAKIGAPFQEVMKLGQVNPHNAQEAFCMTVLALKLSRAANAVSELHGRVSRHMWHCLYPDCAEEQVPIGHITNGVHLLGWMKGTVRRFWQRKLKTSLEGEVPPGFRGTGQDWAAQVNSPEFWQRMADPDFITDEEIWAIRFKLRRELIEFARRRLLIQGQRLAHGDFIAFDQLLNPDALTIGFARRFATYKRAPLIFKQLENIIRLTRDMERPVQFIFAGKAHPRDDDGKRYIQYVIHLSKYSDLQGHLVFIENYDVHVARQMVSGCDVWLNTPRRPLEASGTSGMKAGCQGCLNLSILDGWWREGYDGTNGFAIGQDSHHESVEQQDRVDSDNLYAVLTQEVIPLFYQRDAQGIPRQWIQRIRRAMVTLVPHFTTTRMVREYAERYYLAK